In one Dermacentor variabilis isolate Ectoservices chromosome 4, ASM5094787v1, whole genome shotgun sequence genomic region, the following are encoded:
- the LOC142579302 gene encoding putative G-protein coupled receptor No18 has translation MTSSVGLLMDTPSSTVVSQFLSGSVMFDVVENTTSSGLAPFMVDTNDSNITGTPDHSVVAAGGSGVAGAGDAVLSIAVPLPEAVATVLVLSAIVAGTVFGNVLVVLAIFTYRPLRSVQNMFIVSLAVADIAVALLVMPFNVAYSIMGRWVFGLHMCELWLTCDVLCCTASILNLCAIALDRYWAIHDPINYAQKRTLRRVLLSIVLVWAISALISVPPLIGWNDWPEQFDETSPCQLTEERGYVLYSATGSFFAPLLIMTIVYFKIYLATRRRLRKRAKAVAATLQVKPSALQSLPPAAHENSSADSPQTEQSPIDPDMDSVTAIRTDDIPDVRGKTQQNGGNGAARLGPCRASPNVKQYMEERQRISLSKERRAARVLGIVMGVFVLCWLPFFLMYVILPFCPQCSIAPKTVNFITWLGYVNSALNPVIYTVFNNDFRKAFLKILCRRRS, from the exons ATGACTTCCAGCGTGGGCCTTCTAATGGACACACCGAGCAGCACCGTCGTGTCGCAATTTCTAAGCGGCAGCGTCATGTTTGATGTAGTTGAAAACACGACATCTTCGGGTCTCGCCCCCTTCATGGTCGACACCAACGACTCGAACATCACGGGAACGCCCGATCACTCTGTCGTGGCCGCTGGTGGTAGCGGCGTTGCAGGAGCTGGAGACGCCGTCCTATCGATCGCCGTGCCTCTCCCGGAAGCCGTGGCCACTGTGTTGGTACTCTCGGCCATCGTGGCCGGAACGGTGTTCGGCAACGTACTCGTCGTGCTCGCTATATTCACCTACAGGCCTCTTCGCAGCGTGCAGAACATGTTCATTGTGTCTCTCGCCGTCGCCGACATTGCAGTGGCACTCCTGGTGATGCCCTTCAACGTGGCTTATTCCATTATGGGTCGGTGGGTGTTCGGCTTGCACATGTGCGAGCTGTGGCTCACCTGCGACGTTCTGTGCTGCACGGCGTCCATCCTCAACTTGTGCGCCATAGCGCTGGACCGATACTGGGCCATCCACGACCCCATCAACTATGCGCAGAAGCGCACGCTGCGACGGGTGCTGCTCTCCATCGTGCTGGTGTGGGCCATCAGCGCGCTCATCTCGGTGCCGCCCCTGATTGGCTGGAACGACTGGCCCGAACAGTTCGACGAGACGTCACCCTGCCAGCTGACCGAGGAGCGCGGTTACGTGCTCTACTCGGCCACTGGCTCCTTCTTCGCGCCCCTGCTCATCATGACCATCGTGTACTTCAAAATCTACCTGGCCACCAGGCGACGGCTCCGCAAGCGTGCCAAGGCAGTGGCGGCCACACTACAG GTGAAGCCGTCAgcgctgcagtccctgccacctGCCGCGCACGAGAACTCGTCGGCGGACTCTCCGCAGACCGAGCAAAGCCCAATCGATCCGGACATGGACAGCGTGACCGCGATCCGCACGGACGACATTCCGGACGTCCGCGGAAAGACCCAGCAGAACGGTGGCAACGGTGCTGCTAGACTGGGCCCGTGCAGGGCCTCTCCAAACGTGAAGCAGTACATGGAAGAGCGTCAGCGCATCTCACTCTCCAAGGAGCGGCGCGCGGCCCGTGTGCTGGGCATTGTCATGGGAGTGTTTGTGCTGTGCTGGCTTCCTTTCTTCCTCATGTACGTCATCTTGCCCTTCTGCCCGCAGTGCAGCATCGCACCAAAGACGGTAAACTTCATCACCTGGCTGGGTTACGTGAACTCTGCTCTGAACCCCGTCATCTACACCGTGTTCAACAATGACTTTCGGAAGGCCTTTCTCAAGATCCTCTGCCGTCGGCGCAGCTGA